In one window of Geotrypetes seraphini chromosome 3, aGeoSer1.1, whole genome shotgun sequence DNA:
- the ATP5MC2 gene encoding ATP synthase F(0) complex subunit C2, mitochondrial encodes MYACAKFVSTSALVRSSSRVLARPVSSALVSRRDSVTQELSQNALVAVPWREFQTSTVTRDIDTAAKFIGAGAATVGVAGSGAGIGTVFGSLIIGYARNPSLKQQLFSYAILGFALSEAMGLFCLMVAFLILFAM; translated from the exons GTGAGGAGCAGCTCCAGGGTGCTGGCCCGACCTGTATCTTCTGCTCTAGTCAGCCGACGAGATTCTGTGACACAAGAG CTGTCCCAAAATGCTCTGGTTGCAGTTCCTTGGCGGGAATTTCAGACCAGCACGGTCACCCGGGACATTGACACTGCGGCCAAGTTCATTGGTGCTGGCGCTGCCACAGTAGGAGTGGCTGGGTCTGGTGCTGGGATTGGAACCGTTTTCGGTAGTCTTATCATTGGATATGCCAG GAACCCATCACTGAAGCAGCAACTCTTCTCCTATGCTATTTTGGGCTTTGCCCTTTCAGAAGCCATGGGCCTGTTCTGTTTGATGGTCGCCTTCCTCATCCTCTTTGCCATGTAA